One Thermococcus sp. genomic region harbors:
- a CDS encoding bifunctional oligoribonuclease/PAP phosphatase NrnA, which yields MKGKIKLKRFLEKSRDKSFLLLCHHNADPDSLGSAIAFARYLKSIGVKKIRIGVAQSVSSYAKRLLTFSPVPVEKNPLVEEDVVVIFDTSSIEQLEPIEIPEGKTVVLIDHHVEKERPIKAKIAVIDSSRTSTAEIVWELFKYFRFADEESVKVLLAGVVTDTANFRFANAKTFRAVSEMLERFPLQMGEIFQLVAPVNDENTDNAKRMAVLKACQRLEIRKFRRYVIAISRVSAYESYACKVFLQLGADIAIVGSEKNGVRISARAKESLVKKGLHLGKIMEKVGPIIGGSGGGHAGAAGANGKANLDKAIKLILKEIEKFLREVE from the coding sequence ATGAAGGGAAAAATTAAGCTCAAGCGATTTCTTGAGAAATCGAGGGACAAATCATTTCTCCTCCTCTGTCATCATAATGCGGACCCGGATTCCCTGGGTTCGGCCATAGCCTTCGCCCGCTATCTGAAGTCAATTGGCGTCAAAAAAATCAGGATTGGTGTTGCCCAGAGCGTTTCTTCCTATGCAAAGAGACTCCTGACTTTCTCTCCCGTTCCCGTCGAGAAAAACCCCCTAGTTGAGGAGGACGTTGTTGTCATATTCGACACCTCTTCGATTGAACAGCTTGAGCCCATTGAAATTCCAGAGGGGAAAACCGTTGTGCTCATAGACCACCACGTCGAGAAGGAGAGGCCGATTAAGGCAAAGATAGCTGTCATCGACTCCTCAAGGACTTCAACGGCCGAGATAGTGTGGGAACTCTTCAAATACTTCCGCTTTGCCGATGAGGAGAGCGTTAAGGTCCTGCTCGCAGGGGTTGTTACAGATACAGCTAACTTCCGCTTTGCCAACGCGAAAACATTCCGAGCTGTAAGCGAGATGCTTGAGCGCTTTCCCCTTCAGATGGGTGAGATATTTCAGCTCGTTGCTCCCGTTAATGATGAAAACACCGACAATGCAAAGAGGATGGCCGTTTTGAAGGCATGTCAGAGGCTGGAAATCAGAAAGTTCCGGAGGTATGTAATAGCGATCTCAAGGGTTTCTGCCTACGAGTCATACGCCTGCAAGGTCTTTCTCCAGCTCGGAGCGGACATAGCAATCGTTGGGAGCGAGAAAAACGGCGTGAGGATTTCGGCCAGGGCAAAGGAGAGTTTGGTTAAGAAGGGTCTCCACCTGGGGAAGATAATGGAGAAGGTCGGGCCCATCATAGGGGGCTCAGGCGGTGGGCACGCAGGAGCGGCTGGTGCAAACGGCAAGGCCAACCTTGATAAGGCGATAAAGCTAATCCTGAAGGAGATAGAGAAGTTTTTGAGGGAGGTGGAGTGA
- a CDS encoding DUF3194 domain-containing protein: protein MERRGVVHIGLPELSEEQLIEIGELAQKVIIKHVFDSLNRSDVKDIEVTTRINRDETLDLEIEVYLEVPVFVRVDVDSLVNEALEKAYEAVEKKLREISNEGKN, encoded by the coding sequence ATGGAGCGGAGGGGAGTTGTCCACATCGGTCTTCCTGAGCTGAGCGAGGAACAGCTCATTGAAATCGGAGAGCTGGCACAGAAGGTCATAATAAAGCACGTTTTCGATTCCCTGAACAGGAGCGACGTCAAGGACATAGAGGTGACGACGAGGATAAACCGCGATGAGACCCTCGACCTTGAAATTGAAGTCTACCTTGAGGTTCCGGTCTTCGTTAGAGTTGACGTTGATTCCCTCGTCAATGAGGCCCTTGAGAAGGCCTACGAAGCCGTTGAGAAGAAACTGAGGGAGATATCAAATGAAGGGAAAAATTAA
- a CDS encoding prefoldin subunit beta, which produces MQSIPPQVQSMLAQLESYQQQLQLLVQQKQKVQLELNEAKKALEEIEKLPDDAVIYKTVGTLIVKTEKSKAVEELKEKVETLEVRLSALERQEKKLNEKLKELTAKIQSAIRPTAG; this is translated from the coding sequence ATGCAGAGCATTCCGCCCCAGGTTCAGTCCATGCTCGCCCAGCTTGAGAGCTATCAGCAGCAGCTCCAGCTCCTCGTCCAGCAGAAGCAGAAGGTTCAGCTCGAGCTAAACGAAGCCAAAAAAGCTCTGGAGGAGATTGAAAAGCTCCCCGACGATGCGGTCATCTACAAGACGGTAGGAACGCTCATCGTCAAGACAGAGAAAAGCAAGGCAGTGGAAGAGCTCAAGGAGAAAGTTGAGACCCTTGAAGTTCGCTTAAGCGCTCTGGAGAGGCAGGAGAAGAAGCTCAACGAAAAGCTCAAAGAGTTAACCGCCAAGATACAGAGTGCAATCCGCCCGACCGCGGGCTGA